The following coding sequences lie in one Thalassoglobus polymorphus genomic window:
- a CDS encoding inorganic diphosphatase, which yields MTHAWHDVTPGEHIPQEFTTVIEIPKGSNIKYELDKQTGLLKVDRMLYSAVHYPANYGFIPQTYAEDDDPLDVLVICQEPVAPLTLVKARAIGLMVMIDAGKKDHKILAVASNDPEYSHVERFDELPSHRLAMVRRFFQDYKMLEGKTVEVDDFQPAEDSFPVIEKALEEYSRRRQRGFVGV from the coding sequence ATGACACACGCTTGGCACGATGTGACCCCCGGGGAACATATTCCTCAAGAGTTCACGACCGTAATTGAAATCCCGAAGGGCTCGAACATTAAATACGAGCTCGATAAGCAGACAGGATTGCTCAAGGTGGACCGGATGTTGTATTCCGCGGTTCACTATCCTGCGAACTACGGTTTTATCCCGCAGACCTATGCTGAAGATGACGATCCGCTCGACGTTTTGGTGATCTGTCAAGAACCGGTTGCCCCTTTAACGTTGGTGAAGGCACGCGCCATCGGGCTGATGGTGATGATCGACGCGGGCAAGAAGGATCATAAAATTCTGGCTGTGGCGTCTAATGATCCCGAGTACAGCCACGTTGAACGGTTCGACGAATTGCCCTCGCACCGACTCGCAATGGTTCGGAGGTTCTTTCAGGACTATAAGATGCTGGAAGGGAAGACTGTCGAAGTCGATGATTTTCAACCGGCTGAGGATTCATTCCCGGTCATTGAAAAAGCGTTGGAGGAGTATAGTCGCCGTCGACAGAGAGGCTTCGTCGGAGTTTAG
- a CDS encoding TolC family protein yields MSTNRKWIRKKWGLSVIMMAGIGIGCANSRSDVSYLGDPNISYYRGHATEIDYPAVDEPLAPEVVSTGPPVTVRDKENLPIRDITLQHAVQTSLMNSQIIRSAGTFLSTGNALYTNPNNISSVYDPAIQESGVLFGGRGVEAALSAFDAQFQTSMIWGRDEQAQNNTAFGGGLGAGAALTQETGAFTSSLSKSFGHGGSISLNHNVNYRGTNAPSLFPSAYTGNLQLQYQLPLLAGAGTEFTRIAGPIGQSFGGISGVSQGVVIARINNDITLANFETSVRNLVKDVEDAYWDLYLAYQLFDVATQAKNSTDELREYINLRVEGGAREFTRADLHQAEDQYYAAETAVTNARSSIYELEVRLRRLMGLPVNDGEILRPQESPVSVELIADWYGSLTEALTQRVELRQQKWNIKSLQLQLRASESLTRPRLDFVGGYQVNGFGDDLLGYNDPALGNYYQTVTDGDYTGWNLGLQMRWDIGFRSAKAQVQNYELRLAKALKVLQEQEEEISHELAISFQDLARTYQATELSYNRMNAVGEEIYYRRLRNLEVDPADLLLRAIIRKGEAQNAYYQNLVGYNKAITTFQLRKGTLLRTHGVILEEGGWDPAAYEDAKYNSDARLYAKPAKRLVQEPEAFAGNAPFGGVYFANQEELAPTADPMNAAPMPVPPAETVPMDMAPMDAGPAEPAPAEAVKEPKPVDPGDRPAKPIPPVEAAPNQNKNVPKPMPKPMPKQNKPAPAPPAENVETSSTNDVFGRGFIQQVGDVGGAGNP; encoded by the coding sequence ATGTCGACGAATCGAAAATGGATTCGAAAGAAATGGGGACTGTCTGTCATCATGATGGCAGGGATCGGGATCGGGTGCGCGAACTCTCGGTCAGATGTCAGTTACCTGGGCGATCCTAATATTAGTTATTACCGAGGACATGCGACCGAGATTGACTACCCGGCCGTTGATGAGCCGCTCGCTCCGGAAGTCGTGAGCACGGGGCCTCCGGTGACGGTCCGTGATAAAGAGAATCTTCCGATCCGGGACATTACTCTACAGCATGCGGTTCAGACATCGTTGATGAACAGCCAAATTATTCGCAGTGCTGGGACATTCCTTTCGACGGGGAATGCTCTCTACACCAACCCGAATAATATTTCGTCGGTGTACGATCCAGCGATTCAGGAAAGTGGTGTGCTGTTTGGTGGTCGTGGGGTCGAAGCGGCGCTCTCCGCGTTCGATGCGCAATTTCAGACCAGCATGATCTGGGGGAGAGACGAGCAGGCTCAAAACAACACAGCCTTCGGTGGTGGTTTAGGAGCCGGTGCCGCGCTGACTCAAGAGACTGGGGCATTTACGTCTTCGTTGTCAAAATCATTTGGTCACGGTGGTAGCATCAGCTTGAACCACAACGTGAATTATCGAGGAACCAACGCTCCGTCGCTGTTTCCATCAGCCTATACTGGAAATCTTCAGTTGCAGTATCAGTTGCCGTTGCTGGCGGGGGCTGGAACAGAGTTTACCCGGATTGCTGGTCCAATCGGTCAGTCATTCGGCGGAATCTCCGGTGTGTCACAAGGGGTCGTGATCGCCCGCATCAACAATGATATCACGCTCGCTAACTTTGAAACATCAGTGCGAAACCTGGTGAAAGATGTTGAAGACGCCTACTGGGATTTGTACCTGGCGTATCAACTCTTTGATGTTGCGACTCAGGCGAAAAATTCGACAGATGAATTGCGTGAGTACATCAACTTAAGAGTCGAAGGTGGAGCCCGGGAGTTTACTCGTGCCGACTTGCATCAGGCGGAAGATCAGTATTATGCCGCGGAGACGGCTGTGACAAATGCTCGTTCGAGTATTTATGAGCTTGAAGTCCGGCTTCGTCGCTTAATGGGATTGCCAGTGAACGATGGAGAAATTCTTCGTCCGCAAGAGTCTCCTGTTTCAGTGGAATTGATTGCAGATTGGTACGGTTCGCTCACTGAAGCGTTGACGCAACGTGTGGAACTTCGCCAGCAAAAATGGAACATCAAAAGCCTGCAGCTTCAACTCCGAGCTTCTGAAAGCCTGACTCGCCCACGGCTTGATTTTGTTGGTGGCTATCAGGTTAATGGATTTGGTGACGACCTGTTGGGATACAACGATCCAGCGCTTGGGAACTATTACCAAACAGTCACGGATGGGGATTACACAGGTTGGAATCTGGGACTACAGATGCGATGGGATATCGGGTTCCGTTCCGCGAAGGCGCAGGTTCAGAATTACGAACTTCGGTTGGCGAAAGCTCTGAAAGTCCTGCAAGAACAGGAAGAAGAGATCAGCCACGAACTCGCAATCTCGTTTCAGGATCTCGCCAGAACCTATCAAGCGACTGAGCTTAGCTACAATCGCATGAATGCTGTCGGCGAAGAGATCTACTATCGTCGATTGAGGAACCTGGAAGTTGACCCGGCCGACTTGTTGTTGCGTGCCATTATTCGTAAAGGCGAAGCACAAAACGCCTACTACCAGAACCTCGTGGGTTACAATAAAGCGATTACGACCTTTCAACTCCGCAAAGGGACGCTCTTGAGGACTCACGGCGTCATACTTGAAGAAGGTGGCTGGGACCCGGCAGCGTATGAAGATGCCAAGTACAACAGCGATGCTCGACTGTATGCGAAGCCTGCGAAGAGACTGGTTCAAGAGCCTGAAGCATTTGCAGGAAACGCTCCGTTCGGAGGAGTTTACTTTGCGAACCAGGAAGAGCTTGCTCCGACGGCTGATCCGATGAACGCTGCACCGATGCCTGTTCCACCTGCGGAGACGGTTCCAATGGATATGGCACCGATGGATGCTGGCCCGGCTGAGCCTGCTCCAGCAGAAGCTGTAAAAGAGCCGAAGCCTGTCGATCCCGGGGATCGTCCTGCTAAACCGATTCCGCCGGTTGAAGCAGCCCCGAATCAAAACAAGAACGTTCCGAAACCGATGCCGAAGCCAATGCCAAAACAGAATAAGCCAGCACCAGCTCCGCCAGCGGAAAATGTGGAGACCTCCTCGACGAATGATGTCTTCGGAAGAGGCTTTATTCAGCAAGTCGGAGATGTTGGTGGAGCCGGGAATCCATAA
- a CDS encoding dipeptidase: MESVQKYLAENASRNLDELKDLLRIPSISADSKYLSSMKEAAEFVSQKLIDAGCAAEIIETDGHPIVFGSWTKSPDAPTALVYGHYDVQPPDPLDEWTTPPFEPEVRDGDIYARGATDDKGQMYTHIKSVEAWLQTVGKLPVNVKFIIEGEEEVGSDNLDKFIEANKEKCACDVAVVSDTAQYGPGMPAITYGLRGIMCCEVTLHGPNQDLHSGVFGGSIANPVNGLASLIGKMIDENGTVQIPGFYDDVLPLTDEERAAFAALPFDESKYIGGLGVSATHGEQGFSTLERRWSRPTCDVNGIFGGYTGEGPKTIIPAKATAKISCRLVPNQEESKVVQSMEAFLEEHCPPGLRIEFKHYHGCPAVLCDLNSPYMQAAKVAIEKGFGTAPVMIREGGSIPVVGTFKDLLGVDTLLLGWGQNTDNLHSPNEKFSVDSFQRGTLSSAWLWQELGQ, from the coding sequence ATGGAGTCGGTTCAAAAGTATCTTGCAGAGAACGCAAGTCGAAATCTGGATGAACTCAAAGATCTGCTGCGTATTCCCAGTATCAGCGCGGATTCGAAGTATCTCTCCTCGATGAAAGAGGCTGCCGAGTTCGTCTCGCAGAAACTCATTGATGCCGGGTGTGCTGCGGAAATCATTGAAACCGACGGACATCCGATTGTCTTTGGGAGTTGGACCAAGAGCCCGGACGCTCCGACCGCTCTGGTCTATGGGCATTACGACGTCCAGCCACCAGACCCGCTCGACGAATGGACGACTCCGCCATTCGAACCTGAAGTTCGTGATGGCGACATTTATGCTCGTGGCGCAACTGATGATAAAGGGCAGATGTACACTCACATCAAGTCCGTTGAAGCGTGGTTGCAAACGGTTGGCAAGCTGCCAGTCAATGTGAAATTCATTATTGAAGGTGAAGAAGAAGTCGGGAGCGATAACCTCGACAAGTTCATCGAAGCTAACAAAGAGAAATGTGCTTGCGATGTTGCTGTCGTCAGCGACACCGCTCAGTACGGTCCCGGAATGCCGGCGATTACGTATGGTTTACGCGGGATTATGTGTTGTGAGGTGACGCTGCATGGTCCGAATCAGGATTTGCACAGCGGAGTCTTCGGAGGCTCCATTGCGAATCCAGTGAACGGACTCGCCTCTCTCATCGGAAAAATGATCGATGAAAACGGGACGGTTCAGATTCCCGGTTTCTACGACGATGTTCTTCCGCTCACAGACGAAGAACGAGCAGCGTTCGCAGCTCTTCCATTTGATGAAAGCAAATATATCGGAGGTCTTGGAGTTTCTGCGACTCACGGAGAGCAGGGCTTCTCGACACTTGAGCGCCGCTGGTCGCGACCGACTTGTGATGTGAATGGAATCTTCGGCGGCTATACCGGAGAGGGGCCAAAGACAATCATCCCTGCCAAGGCGACTGCAAAAATTTCATGTCGACTTGTTCCGAACCAGGAAGAGTCCAAAGTTGTCCAAAGCATGGAAGCATTTCTGGAAGAGCATTGTCCGCCGGGACTGAGAATCGAATTCAAACACTATCATGGTTGCCCGGCAGTTTTGTGTGATCTCAACAGCCCGTACATGCAAGCTGCAAAAGTGGCAATTGAAAAAGGTTTCGGAACTGCTCCAGTGATGATCCGCGAAGGTGGTTCAATTCCCGTTGTCGGCACATTCAAAGATTTACTCGGTGTTGATACTCTGTTGCTTGGTTGGGGGCAAAACACCGACAACCTACACAGCCCCAACGAAAAATTCAGCGTCGATTCTTTTCAGCGAGGAACTCTCTCCAGTGCCTGGCTCTGGCAAGAGCTGGGGCAGTAG
- a CDS encoding ABC transporter permease produces the protein MSSIAPTQPNPITHRLRVIWYILRTCISERLMYRADFALGTLFRFLPIVTTLFLWGAIFAVGTDHEETDIAGYSYRQMISYYLLAMLARAFSSMPGLASGIARQVRDGSIKKFLTQPIDMLSYLFWHRIAHKVVYYAVAAGPFALVFWLLRNYLPSWPGWTIFGAFLASLIMAFLIGFLIESLLGLISFWFLEVSSLLFIYMMFNYFLSGHMIPLDFLPPQILNVVQFFPFQYLAYVPPAIFLGKYTQPELIQLLLVEFAWIVALFVANRIAFKYGVRRYSAFGG, from the coding sequence ATGTCCTCAATTGCCCCTACTCAACCGAACCCTATCACGCATCGCTTGCGAGTCATCTGGTACATTTTGCGAACATGTATCAGCGAACGGTTGATGTATCGCGCGGATTTTGCGCTGGGAACTCTGTTTCGATTCCTCCCGATTGTCACGACTCTCTTTCTCTGGGGAGCAATTTTTGCAGTCGGGACTGATCATGAAGAGACAGACATCGCCGGTTACAGCTATCGCCAGATGATCTCCTACTACTTGCTCGCCATGCTCGCGAGAGCCTTTTCGAGTATGCCCGGTCTGGCTTCTGGAATTGCTCGACAAGTTCGAGACGGAAGCATCAAGAAATTCCTCACGCAACCCATCGACATGCTGTCGTACCTGTTCTGGCACCGAATTGCGCACAAAGTCGTCTATTATGCCGTCGCAGCTGGCCCCTTTGCTCTGGTCTTCTGGCTGCTAAGAAATTACCTCCCAAGCTGGCCGGGCTGGACGATTTTCGGTGCTTTTCTGGCATCGCTAATCATGGCTTTTTTGATTGGGTTCCTGATTGAATCGTTACTCGGCCTGATTTCGTTCTGGTTTCTGGAAGTCAGCTCATTGCTGTTCATCTACATGATGTTCAATTACTTCCTCTCCGGGCACATGATCCCGCTGGACTTCTTACCCCCGCAAATCCTGAACGTGGTCCAGTTCTTTCCGTTTCAATACCTGGCCTATGTTCCGCCAGCTATCTTTTTAGGAAAGTATACTCAGCCCGAACTGATCCAACTCTTGCTCGTCGAATTTGCCTGGATCGTCGCCCTCTTCGTCGCGAATCGAATTGCGTTTAAGTACGGAGTCCGTCGATACAGCGCATTCGGCGGCTAG
- the rpsU gene encoding 30S ribosomal protein S21: MVRLRLRDNESVQDAVRRFRKIVEHSGIKKELRKREFYEKPSELNRREKRRAKNRARMNQMMNG, encoded by the coding sequence GTGGTTCGGTTGCGTTTGCGTGATAATGAGTCGGTTCAGGATGCAGTCCGCCGATTCCGTAAAATTGTTGAACACAGTGGCATCAAAAAGGAACTCCGCAAGCGTGAGTTCTATGAAAAGCCAAGCGAATTGAATCGCCGTGAAAAACGCCGTGCGAAAAATCGCGCACGTATGAACCAAATGATGAATGGCTAA
- a CDS encoding class II fumarate hydratase has translation MSEFRTERDSMGDVQVPANAYYGAQTQRAVENFPVSGWNLHPNLIHAMGLVKFSCATANRDLGKLTGTGKSPLNDAQVDALLSAAQEVADGQHDDQFPIDVFQTGSGTSSNMNVNEVISNRAIEINGNDRFEASKAIHPNDHVNMGQSTNDTFPTAIHVAVAKSIHEALIPSLERFQKSLAQKADEWDQIIKIGRTHLADATPLRLGQEFSGFARQLELSVGRAKRALESVLELPVGGTAVGSGINTHPEFGSRVAANLAERTGIAFTESVNHFEGNAQRDGLVECHGELKAIASTLFNVANNVRWLGSGPRCGFYEVKIPDLQPGSSIMPGKVNPVMCESLMQVCARVIGNDGCITLSGAAGGNFQLNIMMPVMGHTTLESIAIMAQGVDAFVDLCMKDLEANEEACGSAVEKSLSMVTSLNPHIGYEKASQLAKEAFKTGKTIRELCTEQAILPPETLNEALDPMSMTEPHA, from the coding sequence ATGAGTGAATTTCGAACAGAGCGGGACTCAATGGGCGATGTCCAGGTCCCGGCAAATGCCTACTACGGAGCACAAACTCAACGTGCCGTTGAGAACTTTCCTGTCTCCGGATGGAATTTGCACCCAAATCTCATCCACGCGATGGGACTCGTGAAATTCTCCTGCGCAACGGCAAATCGTGACCTTGGCAAACTGACCGGGACCGGCAAAAGCCCGTTGAATGATGCTCAGGTCGATGCTCTTCTGTCGGCAGCCCAGGAAGTCGCGGACGGTCAACACGACGACCAGTTTCCGATTGACGTGTTCCAAACCGGCTCTGGAACATCCAGCAACATGAATGTGAACGAAGTCATTTCCAATCGTGCCATCGAAATCAATGGAAACGACCGGTTTGAAGCCAGCAAAGCGATTCACCCCAACGACCACGTCAACATGGGGCAAAGTACCAACGACACATTCCCAACAGCCATTCATGTTGCTGTCGCGAAAAGCATCCACGAAGCCCTGATTCCGTCCCTCGAACGGTTTCAGAAGAGTCTGGCCCAGAAAGCTGACGAGTGGGACCAGATCATCAAGATCGGCCGAACCCATCTGGCAGATGCCACTCCACTTCGACTGGGACAGGAATTCTCAGGTTTTGCTCGGCAGTTGGAATTGTCAGTGGGACGTGCCAAGCGTGCGTTAGAGTCTGTTCTCGAACTGCCAGTCGGTGGAACAGCTGTCGGCTCTGGAATCAACACTCATCCAGAATTCGGTAGCCGCGTCGCTGCAAACCTTGCAGAAAGAACCGGAATCGCATTTACCGAATCTGTGAACCACTTCGAAGGCAATGCTCAGCGTGATGGACTGGTGGAATGCCACGGCGAACTCAAAGCAATTGCCAGCACCCTCTTCAATGTTGCGAACAACGTCCGCTGGCTCGGTTCCGGCCCACGTTGTGGGTTCTATGAAGTGAAAATTCCCGATCTACAACCAGGCAGCTCCATCATGCCTGGAAAAGTGAACCCGGTCATGTGCGAAAGCTTGATGCAGGTTTGCGCTCGAGTCATCGGCAACGATGGCTGCATCACCTTGAGTGGCGCCGCCGGCGGAAACTTCCAACTGAATATCATGATGCCGGTCATGGGACACACAACACTCGAATCGATTGCCATCATGGCCCAAGGTGTCGACGCTTTCGTTGACCTCTGCATGAAGGACCTCGAAGCAAACGAAGAGGCATGTGGCTCAGCCGTCGAAAAGAGCTTGTCGATGGTGACCAGCTTGAACCCGCACATCGGCTACGAAAAGGCTTCGCAACTTGCCAAAGAAGCATTCAAAACTGGCAAGACGATTCGCGAACTCTGCACCGAACAGGCAATCTTGCCACCCGAGACGCTCAACGAAGCACTCGACCCAATGAGCATGACAGAGCCGCACGCGTAA
- a CDS encoding HD domain-containing protein gives MNADKVRRQITFEAARLMYTRKETEYYRAKMKAGRKICRGWVKPSLLPSNTEIRDEVQRFVSLYEGDKRFDNLRDMRLTAWRMMCLLKAFKPKLIGSTLTGFVRRGSDIDLHLFTSSIEAIIGTLDEQGLFFDVEHKRVRKDGEERVFTHIHIHEKFPVELTCYAADQSHFVFKSSITGKAIERANVSEFEEILLREYPDLDLDDVIENTDYDIDRFELYRLLLIPLENVEQSKKYHPEGDALYHSLQVFDLALEAQPYDEEFLLAALLHDVGKAIDPLDHVHSGLEALEGAITPRTAWLIENHMETHKIVAGTIGARAMRRLQQSPDYEDLILLGECDRGGRVPGVDVPNLDEAIEVIRELARTCSA, from the coding sequence ATGAATGCTGACAAAGTTCGGCGGCAAATCACTTTTGAAGCCGCCCGCCTGATGTATACCCGGAAAGAAACCGAGTATTACCGAGCGAAAATGAAAGCTGGCCGCAAGATCTGTCGCGGCTGGGTGAAGCCCTCTTTACTTCCATCGAATACCGAAATACGCGACGAAGTTCAACGATTCGTTTCGCTCTACGAGGGAGACAAACGCTTCGACAACCTGCGAGACATGAGATTGACGGCGTGGCGGATGATGTGCTTGTTAAAGGCTTTCAAACCGAAACTGATCGGCAGCACGCTTACGGGATTCGTACGTCGTGGAAGCGATATCGACCTTCATCTCTTCACCAGCAGCATCGAAGCCATTATCGGGACGCTAGATGAGCAAGGCCTCTTCTTCGACGTTGAACACAAACGCGTGCGAAAGGATGGAGAAGAAAGAGTCTTCACGCACATTCATATTCACGAAAAATTCCCGGTAGAACTGACCTGCTACGCAGCTGACCAGTCTCACTTTGTCTTCAAAAGTTCCATCACGGGAAAAGCCATCGAACGGGCTAATGTCTCTGAGTTTGAAGAGATCCTGCTTCGAGAATATCCGGACCTTGATCTGGACGATGTCATCGAAAACACCGACTACGACATTGATCGCTTCGAGCTGTACCGCTTGCTCCTCATTCCATTGGAAAACGTTGAACAGAGCAAAAAGTATCACCCGGAAGGGGACGCTCTTTACCACAGCTTACAGGTGTTCGACCTGGCACTTGAGGCACAACCGTACGATGAAGAGTTCTTACTCGCTGCCTTGCTACATGATGTCGGAAAAGCGATCGATCCACTTGATCATGTTCATTCAGGCTTAGAAGCCCTCGAAGGGGCAATTACTCCCCGTACAGCATGGCTGATCGAAAATCATATGGAGACTCACAAGATTGTCGCAGGGACAATCGGAGCCCGAGCGATGAGACGATTGCAACAAAGCCCGGACTACGAAGACTTAATCTTACTCGGTGAATGCGACCGAGGCGGACGCGTGCCGGGAGTCGATGTCCCCAATTTAGACGAAGCAATCGAAGTCATTCGCGAGCTCGCCCGAACGTGTTCCGCGTAG
- the serS gene encoding serine--tRNA ligase encodes MLDLQFICDNPELVEKNCQSRGVECNIPRIVELRQQRSALITAGDEIRRQQKETAGKIPKATAEERPALIEGGKQLKIAVAANEANLKDVEAELFEEQSKLPNMTHPDAPLGGEEDAKQLRTWGEPAKFDFTPKDHVELMADLDLVDFEAGAKVAGSGFYFLKNEAVLLELALIQFAVEKVRSEGFTLHTTPDLARQEILQGTGYQPRGPETQIYSIENTDLSLIATAEIPLGGMLRDQILDEADLPLKAAGLSHCFRTEAGGHGKASKGIYRVHQFTKVEMFGFTAPDLAKSDEIHQLIVRIEEEIFQALEIPYQVVDTAAGDLGGPAYRKFDLEAWMPGRGEGGEYGEVTSASNCTDFQSRRLGIRCKSANQKGTQFVHTLNGTAIAITRAMIALIENHQQADGSIRIPEALQKWMGMDKIAKR; translated from the coding sequence ATGCTTGATCTGCAATTCATTTGTGACAACCCGGAACTCGTTGAGAAGAACTGCCAAAGCCGAGGGGTCGAGTGTAATATTCCGCGCATCGTGGAGTTGCGGCAGCAGCGTAGCGCGCTGATTACTGCAGGAGATGAAATCAGGCGGCAACAGAAAGAGACAGCTGGGAAGATTCCCAAGGCGACTGCCGAAGAACGTCCAGCACTGATCGAAGGTGGCAAGCAGCTGAAAATTGCGGTCGCGGCGAATGAAGCCAACCTCAAGGACGTTGAAGCAGAGCTGTTCGAGGAACAATCAAAACTCCCGAATATGACGCACCCAGATGCTCCTTTGGGGGGAGAAGAGGACGCCAAGCAACTCCGCACTTGGGGAGAGCCTGCAAAGTTTGACTTTACTCCCAAAGACCATGTTGAGCTAATGGCCGATCTGGATCTGGTCGATTTCGAAGCGGGGGCGAAGGTGGCTGGCTCGGGATTCTATTTCCTGAAGAACGAAGCTGTCCTGTTGGAATTGGCACTCATTCAATTTGCCGTCGAGAAAGTTCGCAGCGAAGGTTTCACTCTTCATACCACTCCCGATTTGGCTCGTCAGGAAATTTTGCAGGGAACCGGATATCAGCCTCGTGGGCCAGAGACTCAGATTTACAGTATTGAAAATACGGATCTGTCACTTATCGCAACTGCTGAAATTCCACTCGGGGGAATGTTACGCGATCAAATTCTTGACGAAGCAGACCTGCCGTTAAAAGCTGCGGGGCTGTCGCACTGTTTCCGTACCGAAGCGGGTGGGCACGGAAAGGCATCGAAGGGGATCTATCGTGTACATCAATTCACAAAGGTGGAAATGTTCGGATTCACAGCCCCCGACTTGGCAAAGTCAGATGAAATTCACCAGTTGATCGTTCGCATTGAAGAGGAAATTTTTCAGGCGCTTGAAATTCCGTATCAGGTTGTCGACACAGCTGCTGGCGACTTGGGCGGACCAGCCTATCGGAAGTTCGATCTGGAAGCGTGGATGCCTGGACGTGGCGAGGGTGGGGAGTATGGCGAAGTGACATCCGCTTCCAACTGTACCGACTTTCAGTCTCGGCGTCTTGGGATTCGATGCAAGTCTGCAAATCAAAAAGGGACACAGTTCGTCCACACTCTTAATGGAACTGCCATCGCCATTACTCGTGCAATGATCGCATTGATTGAAAACCATCAGCAAGCCGATGGGAGTATCCGGATTCCGGAAGCACTCCAGAAGTGGATGGGGATGGACAAAATCGCAAAGCGATAA
- a CDS encoding DUF6655 family protein — protein sequence MFSFQDKLCVRHVVRNLRLWSAFAAVFLCCAGCGTTKNTTATDQLLMSDAVDGAIARIDFTPLENQKVYFDTKFIKDYKGVGFVNSDYVISSTRQQMIAAGVLLQEKEDTADFIVEGRIGALGTDSNEVIYGIPSTSVLNEAADAVAALSQAPAVPGIPELAVAKRSNQISAAKIAVFAYEKESRERVWQSGMLTGKSTSRDLWVMGAGPFQKGSIHDEGVKFAGSTLDVPLMEHERDGLRGPIAAYRDSMVFNLPGTKADPALAEQEGEDGIQQVSGEKKDESAKAAK from the coding sequence ATGTTCTCGTTTCAGGACAAATTGTGTGTTCGACATGTGGTCCGCAATCTCAGATTGTGGAGTGCTTTTGCAGCGGTATTCTTATGTTGCGCTGGCTGCGGGACGACGAAAAACACCACCGCGACGGATCAACTTCTGATGTCGGATGCGGTCGATGGGGCTATTGCAAGGATTGATTTCACGCCTTTGGAAAATCAGAAGGTGTACTTCGACACCAAATTCATCAAGGACTACAAGGGTGTTGGTTTCGTTAACTCTGATTATGTCATCAGCTCGACCAGGCAGCAGATGATCGCAGCGGGCGTGCTCCTTCAAGAGAAGGAGGATACTGCGGATTTTATTGTTGAAGGTCGTATCGGGGCGTTGGGCACGGATTCGAACGAAGTGATTTATGGAATTCCATCAACAAGTGTTTTGAATGAAGCAGCCGATGCTGTCGCCGCGCTTTCACAAGCTCCGGCGGTTCCCGGGATCCCCGAACTTGCGGTCGCGAAGCGGAGCAATCAAATCTCCGCAGCAAAAATAGCGGTTTTCGCATACGAAAAAGAATCTCGGGAACGTGTTTGGCAGTCAGGGATGCTCACCGGAAAGTCGACTTCACGGGATCTGTGGGTCATGGGAGCCGGTCCGTTTCAGAAAGGATCGATTCACGATGAAGGTGTGAAGTTTGCCGGATCGACGCTGGATGTCCCGCTGATGGAGCATGAACGCGACGGTTTACGAGGACCGATCGCTGCTTACAGAGACTCAATGGTCTTCAATTTACCTGGAACCAAAGCAGATCCTGCACTCGCTGAGCAGGAGGGCGAGGATGGGATTCAACAGGTTTCCGGAGAAAAAAAGGACGAATCTGCGAAAGCTGCGAAGTAG